The Prochlorococcus marinus CUG1417 genome includes the window TTGCCAATCAACTGGACCCCCAGCAATCATAATAGCTTCAATTAATGAAACCCCAGAAACAACCATTTTTTCTCCTGGTGCTTTAACTTCGCCAACGACAGTAATACCTATTTTAGCTGGAGCCAAAGTGGCCTTAGCAAGTTTATACTGAGTTTTACTAAATTCATTTGTCGAATTAATTTTCAGAACATCCCCATGGCTTAGTTTAATATTATTAGACTGGTCTCCATCTTCAACTAATGATATCAGATTTAAAGATGTAATTTTTTTTATTAATTCTCCATCCTCTTTAAAAAGCCTTATCAATTTTACATCTTCTAAATTTGATTTACTTGTAATTCCACCAGCCAGTTGTAATCCATCAACTAATCTTGGTGGATTTTCTAAAATATCTTCAATTTGGTACAAACCAGGTTTCTGAACTTCACCAATTATTGAAATATCTAAAGGCCTTGAATGGCTTAAACTCAATTGAAGATCAGGAACAATCAATTCTTTAGAATATTTTGATATTAAATCATTTCTCGCTTCTTCTAAAGTTTTATTCTCGATAAAGTAATTTCCAATAACTGGGAGAAAAATCCATCCATCATTTAAAACTTGAAATTCGCCGTTATAAACTTCTAAATCAGTAAATTTTAATTCTAAAATGTCTCCTGATCCAATCAGGTAATTGTATGATGTACTGGATATAGAATTCTTAAAATTATTACTTCCTATATTAGTTGAATCATTTATATTTATATCCTCAGATGCCGCAGGTAAAATGGGAAAAAATATATTAAAGATTCCAATAAAGATAAACGTAAAGAAAATATTTTTCCTCATAAATCTAAAACTTACTTCCGATTAGTTTGTATTTATATTATCAGAAAACGATAAATTTATTATGATATAATAAATTAATTCCAAAAAAAAATATTTTAAATTAAAAAATTCTTGAAGCTAAATGGAGAAAAATATAAATCTAAAAGATAGTTCAAGTAACGATGAAGAAAACTTAACCTTATCTCAGATTTTTTCAATCCTTATAAGAAGGTCAAAATTATTTGGCATAGTTACTTTATTCTTTTTTTCTGGATCAGTTTTTTTTACTATATATCAGCGAACCACGAATCCAATTTTCAGAGGTACTTTTATTATTATGACCTCGGATCCGATAGGAAATGAACCTGCATCTGCTCCTACTGCGAAAGATTTGGCTTTACAGTCATTCACTGCTAGTTCCAAAGTTGATTTTCCAACTCTAAGAATATTTCTAAAAAGTTCATTAGCATTGAAGCCATTAGCAAATAAGATGAATTTGAGTATGGAGTATTTAGAGAGGGTAATCAAGATAAAAGATGAAAAACTGGCTAGAAGTCCAGGAAATATAATTAATGTCTCTATTAATGTAAAAGACTATAAATTAGGAAAAAAATTAATTTCTAATTTATCAGATACTTATATGCAATTAGCCAATGACTGGAGGAGAAAAAGATTAAATGATGGACTAGATTTTTTAAATTCTCAGGTACCTGAAATAAATCAAAGACGTAGCAAAATTAAATCAAAATTATCTGACTTCAGAAAAAAATATACTTTTATTGACCCAAGAATTGAAGGATTAGGAATAAAAGAAAATATAAAAAAACATAACGACTCTATCAAAGAAATAAATCGAAATATAATCAACCTAGAAGAACTTAAAAAAGATGTTGAATCTAGAAGATTAACATCATTAGGGTTTGAAGAAAGATTTGGAGATAAAGGTACTGGGCTTGGGGTTGAGATCGAGAATGCTAACTCCCCAATTATTAAAGAAGCATTGAAACTAGAGGAAAAACTTGAAATGAAAAAAGGTTTATATAAAGATAAATCTTTAGTTGTTCAAAATATACAAAACCATTTAGATTCGATAAGACCTACCGTAATTAAAGCGCAATTAGAAGCTATAGATGCAGCTTCAGAATTTTATAAAGATCAATTATCCTCTTATAAACTCGCAATAAACAATTACAAGAATGAATTTGTTTTACAACCAGACATAATAAAAGGCTTTGAGGATATTCAGCAAAGAATTGAATTAAATGATGAGAGCCTTGGATCTATTATAAGAGCAAGAGAAATGTTTAGACTTGAAATTGCTCAAAAGACAGCCCCATGGACTTTGATTTCTCCTCCAAAAATGTATTCAGACCCTACTGGGCCTAATGTACTAAAATATCTCGCTTGGGGATCCTTCATAAGTATTTTTTTAGGAGCATTAATTGCTTACATTAGAGACAGACTGGATAATGTCTACCATGATCCAGCTACAATTATCGACAATATAGGTTCTATTAGCCTAGGTCTCATTCCTTATATATCTTTTTTTGAGGGTATTAGAGAACAAAAGAAATTCATTTTAAAAAACTTAGACAAACAAATAGAAGACGATAACCTTAATAAGGACAAAGAATCTTTAACAGCCAATAAAGATGAAAAAATCAATAGTTATCAAAGATTCTTTTATCAAGAGGCTTTTAGAAATATCCTTACATCTATAAGATTTCTTGAAAGTGATAAAGAAATAAATGTAGTTACAATTACTAGCTCTGTCCCAGCCGAAGGTAAAACCTTAGTAAACATATTATTAGCAAAAACATATAGTGAACTAGATAAAAAAGTATTACTTATTGATGGTGACATGAGAAAACCACAATTACATTACAGATTGGGAATGAATAATATTTTAGGCCTCTCCAACATTCTTACAGATTCTTCATTAGATGTCAGTAAAGTTATAAAAAAAGTTGAAGGCTATGAGAACTGGGATGTTATTACATCGGGTTTTGTACCACCCGATCCTGCAAGGCTTTTAAGCTCTGATCGAATGAATGAATTTATATCCACCTTAAAAAATTTACAAAGATATGACATAGTAATATTTGATTGTCCTCCTGTTATTGGATTAGCAGATGCTTCTTTAATTGCTGAAAAAACGGATGGTATGATTCTTTTGGTTTCATTAGACAAAGTGCCTGTTGGTCTTCCTTTAGAAGCTAAAAAAATTATGAAAAATAGCGGAGCCGAATTTTTAGGAGTAATCATTAATTCAATGAAAGAAGTTAACAATAATTTACTTACCAACAAAAGTTATGGTTATGGTGATCTTTACGCACAATATGCAGAAGAAGAGAATCTTTCAGAAGAATTAACCTCAAAACAAATTTTAATAAATAAGATCAAAGAGTATTTTGACAAATTTCTAAAATGGTTGGATAACTAAGAAATAAATGGGCTTGAGTAAATTTAAAATCAATTGGGTTCTTAATGAAGAGCTTGCTGTAGGAACAGCTCCTCAAAAGCAGAAACACTTAGAAAAATTAGCCGATGAGGGTATTAAGGCAATATTAAGTCTTTGCGGTGAAAATGAAGTAAAAAATGACCTTAATTTGGATGAATTTTTTGATCATAAAAGATATGTTTTACCAGATCATAAGACAGGGAAGATTCTTACTTGTATTGAATTAAATGAATCATTAGAAATTTTAAGAAATTTACTTAAGTCTGGGCCCGTTTTTGTTCATTGTTATGCTGCAGTTGAAAGATCTCCTTTAGTTTGTATGGCATGGTTAATGAAGGAACATCACTTAACTCTTCAGCAATCCCTTGATTATTTAATGCAGTCAAATCCTGGGACAAATCCTTTACCTGGTCAACTGAGAGTGCTAAAAGAGATATAAAACATATGTGTAAATGTACTTTATAAGTAAATTAATTCCACTTTTAATACTTCCCTTCGGCTTGACATTAATATTTTTAATTATCTTTGCAAAAAAAAAATCCTTAATTTTATTAGTTCCAACAATATTTATTTCATTTTTTGGTAATGGTATTATCTCGGAAATGTTATGGAGATATATAGAGTCTCCATGGGAAAGATTGAGTGTAAAAGAAATGCCGAAAGCCGATGCGATTGTAGTTTTGAGTCAAAAAAGGCATTTACCACCCGGCAAAAGTAAAATAATCGAGTGGTGGCACGATCCTGATAGATTCATGTCTGGTTTGATGCTTTTAAAAGCAAAAAAAGCAGAAAAAATAATTTTTACAGGTGGGTCTAGTCCTTATCTTCCTGAGTTACCCCCTGAAGGAAATATTTATAAGCAAGAAGCGATAGCATTTGGAATCGAACCTAATAAAATTTTAACTACAAGACCTGTAAGTAATACCATAGAAGAATCCAAAGCAGTTAAATCTATACTTAGTAATAAAAAGGCAACAATATTATTAGTAACCAGTGCATTCCATATGAAAAGAGCAAAAAAATTATTTGAAAAAGAATCAATTATTGTTATACCTTACCCTGTAGACTTCAAATCAAGTAAATACTTTGGGAAAAAAAAATTATTAAATCCATATAATTTTTTTCCAAATGCGAGCAGTTTACATTCAAGTTCTAAAGCTATTAGAGAAATTATGGGGAGATTAAAATACAACACTTTTTAAAAGATAAAATGTTATTTGCTTAATTAAAAATGGAAAATTATTCAAATTTATTAATCATTGATGCAGAATGGACTGCATGGGAAGGTTCGATGGAGAGAAATTGGAGCTTAGAAAATGAATATAGAGAAATAGTACAAATTTCAGCCATTAAAATTTATAACTTAGAAACCCTTCATAATACGCAATTTTTCTCGATTTATATAAAGCCGAAAATCAATAGTTTATTAAGTGATTACTTTATAAATCTAACGGGTATCAAACAAAAAGATATAGAGACAAATGGTATGGATTTAGTATCAGGCTCAAAATTACTTTCTGAATTTATTAAAAATTGTCATTGTCTATCATGGGGAAATGATATAAAAAGAATAAATGATAATCTAGATTTAATTTCATCAAAATTTAAAATTAAGCCTTCAAAATCTTCAGATATTCGAGAACTATTTAGACTTTATGGAGTTAATACTAAAGATTATACTTCTGGGTTAATTGACAATTATAGTAATGAAAAAAGCATAATTAAACCAGGAAGTAACCATAACGCATTATCGGATTGTGTCTCCATGGTTTCTGCATTATCAAAATTCGAAAGGTCTCATGGGAAAGATGTTTTAATTAATTATTTAAGCAAACTAAAAAAAATATAAATTCATCTTTTAATACAATATCCAATTGCCACATCAATAGAATGTGATATGGATATTTCTAAAAATATTTTTGGATAACTTTTTAATATTACATAAGGCTTACCATTGGAATAATGTCTTATCTCAATAAAATTAAACTGAATTTTATTTTTATTATTTAACGCTTTTATAACTGCCTCCTTAGCAGCATATATGCCTAATAAAGTTATTTTAGGATCTGGCCTAGAAAGAGAATAAACCACTTCAAGTTCAGTAAACAATGAAGATCTAAGGTTTACATTATCTGATGAGAATATATCATCAGGGAAAGAAGACAAATGTTGTATATCTACTCCTATTCCAATTTCATTTGAATTATGATCTTGTTCATTATTAGAAGAATCAAAATAAATATTTAAATCTTTTTCTATAGAACTTTCTTTATTATTTTTTGGGAAAGTTTGATTTTTTTCAATACTATTAAGAATCTCTCTTATTGTAGTTTCAGCTGTTATTTCTTCAAATTCAATTTGGGGGAATACTTCTTCTAATCTCACTTTAACCCTTTCTGCCAATAAGGAGCTAAAAAGATTTATTACTTCCCATAATTTTGATTCTTCTGTTATCTTTACATTTTTATTTAAAGGAAATTGTTTAATTACTTCAACTAAATTTTTATAGATATTTTTTTCCAATGTTACCAGCCCCCCAAACATAAATCACAAATATATCTAGCATTATTCTCAGTAGATATTACCTTTAATAAAAAAGCGTCATTTCCTCTGTCTCTCTCTAATTCATTAATATTTGCTCTGCATTTAAAACAAAAATATTCTTTTTTAATAGAACTTGAATTTAAATTATTTTCTTTATCAGAAATATCAAAAAATTCTCCCTTTGAATTTATCTTACTCTTATTATTTGATAACTTATCAATGAGATTATAAATTTGACTCCTAATTATTTTTATAGAATCATTTTCATGATTATCAAAGATTATATTTATTTTGAAGGTATTATTTTTAATATCAAAACTTTTAAAAATTATAATAATTGTTTTATTATTATTTAAATCAATTCTTAAACATCCATTTATTATATCTTTAAAAAACAATGCATTTTTAAAAGAAGAATCAAAAAAGTTTTCATGAATATCTTTTATAGAATTATTATTCAACTTATATGATAATTCGATATATTCTGAATTATGCAATTCAAGATTTAAGAATAAATCCTTAGGGAAAAATTCTGTTCCTAGTCGAAATAGTTTTTCAATCACCATTAAAATAAAATATTTAATAGTTGATTCAAAATTAAATAACTTAGTGAACTCCTTTTCAAAAAGATTTAAAGAAAATATTTCTGAATTAGAAGTATATCTATCTATTTGCTCTTTGATGTATTTGAAATAAATTTTGAAAAATTTTTCTTTATTACTTAGAGTTGAATAATCTTTATTTTGATCAATAATTAACTTTGATATTATTTCTCTCATTATTCTTCTTTGAATTTTTCCACTTTTTGTTTTGGGTAGATAATCAAATAAAATTATTTCTTCTGGCAGATGATATACACTTAAATTTTGTCTAATCTTATCAAGAATATTTTTATGAATATTTTCAAATTCATACTCTCTATTTTTGTTTAATGAAATAAAAATTATAGGCTTTTCACCTAAAATATTATCATTTTTTGATACGACACAAGCTTCACTGACCCCTTTTATAGAGAGACATATACTTTCAATCTCTGCGCTAGATATTCTGTGACCTGCGGTATTTATAACATCATCACTTCTACCTCCTACATAAAGAAATCCCTTATTATCAAAATATCCAACATCATGTAATCTATAAAAACCCTCTGAAGTGAAATAATTTACTTCTCTATCAGATTGAATTTCTTTGTATATTCCTTCCCAATATTTTGAAATAATTATTTCATTTGGGTCTATATTTTCAGCATCTAGTTTTTCATTACTAAATTTTTCCTTTGCAATAAATAATCCTAAATCCTCTCTAGGTTTACCAACTGATGAATAGTCATCCGGAAGACCATCCTCATCTCTCGGAGCAACTAATATACCCCCAGTTTCAGTCTGAAAATAAGTATTAACTATTGCTTTTCTTGAAGGCTTAAAAAATTCTGCAGCCCATAAACCAACTTCATGTGCTAGAGGTTCACCACAAGATCCTATTCTTTCTAGGCTGGGAAAAAAAGAATTATTATTATTATAAATTTTATTCTCATCAAATCTACTTTTTAGTAATCTGAGAAAAGTAACTGATGAATAGAAGCAAGTAATTTTTAATTTATTAATTAAATCAAAAATATTTGTATTTTCTAAAAGATAATTTAAATTTTCACACAAAATAGTTTGTGAGCCATTTGAAAGTGGGCCATAAACTGCATAAGTGTGGCCATTAATCCAACCAGCATCAGTCGCACAGAAAATGATTGAATTTTCATTAGCCCCAAAAAAATAATTAGTAGAAAATTTTGCGTAATTTATATATGATCTAACTCCATGAACCACGCCTTTAGGTAAACCTGTTGAACCTGAAGTAAACAATGTAAAAAGTGCAGAATCTTTTGAATATAAATTAGGTAATGATGTATATTTAATATTTTCATTAAATTCTTCAAGTAAATTTTCAGCATTTATCTTATATTTTGCTTTTATATTCATTATTTCTATATTTTCTAATTTTTCAATTTTTGAAGATTGATTATTTGAGAAAATAACTATATCAGGTTTGAATAATTCTATCCTTGCTAGTATTGCTTTATGAGATAAATCTTCAAAGCAAATACTATGATGAGCTCCTAGATAAGCACAGGCCAGCATAAAAATCAAAGATTCCTCTGAACTACCAATAATTCCTAAAATTTTTATCTGTTTTTTTATAGAATTATTTAAAAGCCTAGTTATTTTTCCAACAAGAGATTTAACTTGTGAATCCAGATAATCCTTATTTATCTCTTTAATTGTCCCATCTGATTTTATTATTTTCGCTAACACATCATTTTTATTATATTTTTTTAGAATAAATTCATATAAATTGAAATTTTGGTTTTCAAACGAATTATCTCTCCAATTTTCCGGAGGAATATCAATTATTAAATTAGACATATTACTAACATATTCAAAAATATATTATCCTAAAATTATGGATAATGAAAATTAGTTTATGAAAGCATTAATAAAAGTTGTTGGGCTAAATTTTATTTTTAAAATCAATAGCGCCATATGGTTTTTAATACTTAAATTAAAAGGTATAAAAGTTGGAAGAAATTTTTATATTGAAGGTGTTATATTTCTAAAGCTTAAAGGTGATGATTATTCGAAAATTTCAATAGGGAATAACGTATCTATCAATGGTGATTTAGATTTAAGAACTAGAGAGTCTGGGAAAATAATTATAAAAAATGATATAAACTTCGATAGTGATATAAGAATAGTAGCAGCAAGGAATAGCGAAATAAATATAGAGAATGGAGTAAGGATTGGAAGAAATACTATGATAGTTGCAGGTGAAGATGTAAAAATTGGTGCAAACGTACTTATTGGCCCTAATTCTTTAATTCAAACTTCTAATCATGGATTTTCAAATCCAGGAGATATAAAGGGACAAAAATATTCACACAAGCGCATCGAGATTGAAAATGGAAGTTGGATTGCTACATGCGTAATATTATTACCTGGAGCTTTTATTGGCGAAGGATCAGTAATAGGAGCAGGTTCAGTTGTTTCAAAAAAAATCAGTCCAAAATCAATTGTTTCAACTCCGCCGGCAAAAATAATATCTAAAAGATCTTAAATATAATTTATAATGATTTTAAATTATTCAAAAAATAATTAACTTTATAGCATCAGTCAATTGATCTATTTTATCAAAATATTTATCAACATACTTATTAGTAGAACTAGTTATTAATTCCTTAGATTTTTCAAGAATATAAACTAGTGCGCCGTTTTCAGAAGCCTCAATAACGGTAGTTGATGTGGGATTACAAGGTATATATATTTTTGTTCTTTTAGCAAGTTCTACAAAATCTTCATTGCCTGCAAATATCTCAAAATTTTTATTTTCAGAATTTATTGTTGATAAAAAATCATTTTTTGTTTGTGCGGGATGTAATTTTATAGCAAAACTTATATTATTTATTTGTAGCTTTTCAATTAAAGTTTTTAGGTTTGAATACATCACTCTAGAAGTACCTATAAGCAGATCTATATCCTTTTTAAAATTTTTAGCTTTGTTTTTTATATTTTTATTTTGTTTGTAAACTTTTGATTTAACGGGATAATTAACTTCAAACTCATTTCTTGTTAAAATTATTTCGGAAGGAAGAGTAAGAATCTTTTCATATAATTTAGGATACATATACCCTATATGATTTGGTGCAATAATGGAATGTTGAAATTCCTGAGAAATAATATTTAGCTTATTAGTAAGATAGCAAACGCTTTTAAGAGAACCATCATTTATTAGTCCTACTGAATTAAGATTTTTAAATCTTTTTAATATGTTTTTCCAAATAAAATATGATGATTTAAATTTTTTATAGTTTTCTGTAAATATTTTTACAAAATCAATTTCAGTTTTGAAATTATTATTAATTTTTTCATCAATATATTTAAATTCTGAGATTAGAGATTTTGGTACAAATACAAATCTACTTAATAATTTAATAATAAAATCAACACTTTCTTTTTTAAGACCGTTTTGATTTATCAAGTTATTATTAGTAATCAAAAATGATTGAGATTTAAATTTATTAATTTCTTGATTAATACAAAATAAGTTTCTATTAAAGATAAATATTCTTTTATATTGATTTTTTTTCATAAAATAAAATTTGATAAAATAACCTATTAAATTTAAAAACTTCCTTGTCAATCTAAAGATCTTTAAAATTAAATCCTCGTATGTTTTTAAAGGATAACTGTAAATACCATTAAATTCACACAACGCGAATTGAACATCATACCTTACAATATCCCACCATTTAAATCCTTCTGAATCAATACAAATATAAAATAATTTATTTCTTTTCTCAAAAGAATTAAAATCCAAAATAAACTTTTCTAAGTTGTCAGAAATATTATCTTTCATTTCTCTTGATAATTATTTAAATATTTTCTTGCATTTTCTAAATCTTCAAAATTATCAATATCTATAGACCTCTCTTTTTCCATAATGACAAGTCCTAAATCCCCTCCCCATAATTTACCTGTTAAATCAAATAATTCTCTTTTTACAGAAAAAATGGCTCCATTTCTTCTATAAAAAATAGGTAACTTTTGCCTGCTTAAGAATTCATAATTCGGAAGGAGAGATTTAGCATTACCTTCTTCTAAAATATAAGTTTTTGCGGCGCTATTATCAGATTTATAAACACTTAAAACTGAATCATAATTTTCTTGATTAATCATATTTAATGCATTTAAAATATCTTTTTTCTGCCTTAAAGGTGAAGTTACTTGAAGTATAGTAATTGAATTAAATCTTTCACATTTGAAATCAACTTCTTTAAGTAAATGTTTTACAACAGATGCTGTAGTAGCATCATCAGTAGCCAGTTCCATTGGTCTATTTACTAAAAAAATACCATTATTCAATGTAATATTTTTAAGCTCGTGATCTTCTGTTGATACGAAAATATTATTTAATGGAAAAGCCGATTTTGCTTGATTAATAGTCCATTCTAGAAGAGAAATATTTTTATATATTTTCCTAGCATTTTTTCCAGGAATACCCTTACTTCCACCTCTTACTGGAATAATACATAAATTTTTATCCATAATAAAACTATTCTTTTATGTAATGTATTTTTTTCTGTATGGTAGTTTTACAAGTAGCTAAATAATTTGCAATCTTTTTACCAGATTTTCCGTCCCCTACAATAGTAGATTTTTTATATTTCCCATGTTTTATCTGATAATTTATAGCTTCATATATATTATTACTATCATGATTTACATCAATTACATTATCACTTTTTTCTCTTCCTTCTTGTCTTGAACCAATATTTACACAAGGTGTTCCTAAGAAAGCACACTCTCTAAGTCCTGATGAAGAATTTCCAACAATACATTTCGCATTTGCCAATAAACATATATAATCCTCAGGTGAAAAATTTCTATAAAATCTCATATTTATAGTATTATTTTTCTCTCTGAATGATCTTATCCCTTTAGAGACATCATCTGAACCCGCATCAACATTTGGCCAAAGCCAAATAATTTGCATTCCCTTCTGGGCATGCTTAAAAGCAGCACTTAAAGTGTGATTAATTTGAGCAAATCCCTCTCCGTATTCTGTAGTAATTGGATGTTGTAGTACTACTATAAAGTCCTTATCTGGGTCAATCTCTTCACCAACTCCCCCATATTTTTTAAAAATTTCAGGGTCTAATTTCAGATCAGATTCTGCGACCAAGTCAATTGCTGGACAACCGGTTAAGTAAACTGAACTAGGATCTTCACCTAATCGTAAAATAAAATCTTTTGCTCTTTCCGTTGCCGGGAAATGAATATGAGCTAATTTTGTTATTGCATGTCTAACTGATTCATCAATAGAACCGGTTACTTCACCACCCTGAGTATGAGCAAGAGGAATATTCATATAACTTGATGCGATTGCAGTGGCAAGAGTTTCAAATCTATCAGCAACTGTCAATACAATATCGGGTTTTAAATTTTCAAAATGCGTAGCTAATTCAATAATCGCCAAACCAGTAGATTTAGCCATTGTTGTTGGATTTTCGCCTTCTATTATTGATGATACAGTTGCTAATTCTTTAAAACCATCTGCACGTATATTATTAATTGCCGAACCGAATCTTGTTAGTAGAGCTGATGAACCAACTATTAACTGTAATTCTAAGAGAGGATGTTTATCAATTTCTCTCATTACTGTTTTTATTCGACCATAGTTAGCTCTACTATGAACAGCTATACAAACCTTTCTTTTCATTCAATCTCTTCTAATTTTAAAAGTCTGTTTATTTTAACATTGGTTTTTAATTTCTTCCCTATGAGTTTATGAAGATCTTGAATTGGGACCCCAGAACCAGGTTTTTTTAGAGAAAGATCTTTTTCATTAATTATGTGACCTTTTTCAAAATCACCATTGTATGTAAGACTTTTACCAAAAAGTTTTTTTTGTTTATTAAGATCCTTAGCTATAAGATCTTTATTGATTGGATTTAATCTCATAATTTCTAAGTCTTTTGAAAAACTAACAATTGATTCTATTTCTTCTAAAGTTAAAGAGGATGATACATCTGGACCAAACATTCTTTTATCGAATGTGGCATGGACTTCAATAATGTTAAAACCATTTGCTAATGCTGCTAGAGAAGGAGATATTGATCCAGAATGGTCAGATAATCCGACCCTACAATTATATTTTTTTTTAAAATCATGCAGAATGTTTAGACCAACTTCTGCCAAATTAGTTGGATACTTACTTGTGCACTGCATCAAACAAAAATTACTTTTCTCTTTTTTTAGTAATTTTATTAATTGATCTATTTCAGCCCAACTACTCATCCCAGTACTTATTATCATAGGCATTTCTAATTTTAATAATGATCTAAAAATACCATTGATAGAAATGTCACCAGAACCTATCTTCCAACCTTCTACCCCAATATCTTTTAGTAATTTTACTGCCGCTAAAGAAAAAGGTGTACTTAAAAATAATATTTTTTTTTCATCAGCATGTTTTTTTAATTCTAACCATTCTTTCTTAGTAAACTCCATTCTTTTCCAATATTCATATCTACTTTTATCTTGATATGAGAAATTTACTCTAAATTCATCATCAAATGATGACTCTTCTGCTGCTATATGAGTTTGAAACTTAATTGCGTTTACCCCTGCATCTGCACACGCATCAATATATGCATGAGCCATACCAAGAGATCCATCATGGTTTTGACCAATCTCTGCAATTATTAACGATTTAGATTCTATAGATAAGATTTCGTCTAATTTCATTGCAAAAATTCAATCACCCTCTAAATTAAAACATAATATCACCTAAGGTAATCTAGAAATTATAAAACTACTAAAAAATGTAGGTTAGTAATTACTGATTATGATATTTTTATAAAAGAATATTATTATGGTCAATCATTTATAACGCTCAAATTCATAAAATATAGATGGTAAAAATTAACGAAAATTAGAATATTTTTATTGATCTTGATTACTTCAAAATAGAAATAAGTTTTACCAATTCCCTACAAAGGATTAAGAAAAAACTGCTTAATTTCAGAACATTTTGAAAATCTTATATTAAGCAAGATTTTACTTATTCTTGAGTATTGAAATCAAATAACTCAATACCTTTAAAATTTCTATCTTTGATAAATTTTCTTTTTTTATCATTTTCGGATAGTAATGAACATGGTAAGGGCCAATTTATATTTATTGCAGGATCAAATGGATTAATTCCATTATCATGTTCAGGAGAAAATTTTTCAGTTACGAAATAAATTATTTCAGTATCATTTTCCAATGTTTGAAAACCATGAGCAAAACCTTCAGGTATGACAAGAAATTTTTTATTTTCTGGTGTAAGTATTTGCGAAAAATATTTTAAATAAGTTTCTGAACCTTTTCTTAAGTCTATTGCTACATCAAATAAAGAACCATTACAACAAGAAACAATTTTTGTCTCGGCGTATGGATAAAGCTGAAAATGACACCCCCTAAC containing:
- a CDS encoding dTDP-4-dehydrorhamnose 3,5-epimerase family protein, which translates into the protein MKNFLINKTPINDLLQGEIISKKDERGYFERVFCIDEFKENFNLKKNISQINRSLSKLKGTVRGCHFQLYPYAETKIVSCCNGSLFDVAIDLRKGSETYLKYFSQILTPENKKFLVIPEGFAHGFQTLENDTEIIYFVTEKFSPEHDNGINPFDPAININWPLPCSLLSENDKKRKFIKDRNFKGIELFDFNTQE